A genomic region of Silurus meridionalis isolate SWU-2019-XX chromosome 7, ASM1480568v1, whole genome shotgun sequence contains the following coding sequences:
- the LOC124389373 gene encoding alpha-N-acetylgalactosaminide alpha-2,6-sialyltransferase 1-like, whose product MHAVAVPAEECTEVKGIKRSVDLIPKPKHNQLLQVPNGSTDGCIRCAVVGTGGILYGSKRGKEIDSHDYVFRVNGAVTKGFEEDVGNKTSVYVHTSFSLIQSSLILRNHGFNRAPRDEVGVLLMSHRNILTCTSACL is encoded by the exons ATGCATGCTGTGGCAGTTCCTGCTG aggaatgCACAGAAGTGAAAGGCATTAAAAGATCAGTGGATTTGATCCCGAAGCCTAAACACAATCAGCTTCTCCAAGTGCCAAATGGATCCACAGATGGATGTATCCGCTGTGCTGTGGTGGGCACCGGTGGCATTCTGTACGGCTCTAAAAGGGGCAAAGAAATCGACTCTCACGATTATGTCTTCAG AGTGAACGGAGCTGTCACTAAAGGCTTCGAGGAAGATGTCggaaataaaacctctgtgTATGTGCACACGTCATTCTCCTTAATCCAGTCTAGTTTAATACTGAGGAATCATGGCTTCAACCGAGCTCCACGTGATGAGGTAGGTGTTTTGTTGATGAGTCACAGAAATATATTGACGTGCACAAGTGCCTGCCTGTGA